One genomic segment of Esox lucius isolate fEsoLuc1 chromosome 15, fEsoLuc1.pri, whole genome shotgun sequence includes these proteins:
- the zgc:113142 gene encoding retinol dehydrogenase 7: MEVQQLNKHHPRSEEMLSMTVVTTNTSAYFLDIIHMDTDVLTYFPIRRILVLSVLTFFLLATVSLLRRGNQAVVGAGRAVLITGCDSGFGNHLARRLDAQGFVVFACCLFPDEVGAQTLLKESSSNVKILKLDVTKDEDVMQARTVVQSNLPEKGLWAVVNNAGISDWSETEWNTMSDYHNMAEINLFGSIRVSIAFLPLVRASKGRMLFVSSVFAFFNCLTMGAYSISKRGLEAFADCLRVEMASFGVKVSIIQPGNFACATNILKKKTGPDIWEKLGRERQPMFNREYLDLACDYYMSTCSSGYQDSHLVTDAMIDAITVDRPKRRYLLVSKLDMVFFYALPYLPSFVTDALFYLSPMYNKRKAMLYSK, from the exons ATGGAAGTCCAGCAGCT GAATAAACATCATCCTCGTTCAGAAGAAATGCTCAGTATGACAGTAGTGACGACAAACACGAGTGCTTACTTTCTGGACATTATTCATATGGACACGGACGTTCTCACTTATTTCCCCATCCGAAGAATCTTAGTCTTATCCGTCTTGACGTTCTTTCTACTGGCCACGGTGAGCTTGCTGCGACGCGGGAACCAGGCTGTGGTGGGAGCGGGCCGCGCCGTGTTGATAACAGGCTGTGACAGTGGATTCGGTAATCACTTGGCCCGTCGGCTGGACGCTCAAGGATTTGTAGTCTTTGCCTGTTGTTTATTTCCAGATGAAGTTGGAGCCCAGACACTGCTCAAAGAGAGCTCCAGCAACGTGAAGATTCTCAAACTAGATGTCACTAAAGACGAGGATGTCATGCAGGCAAGGACTGTGGTCCAGTCTAACCTTCCAGAGAAAG GGCTTTGGGCAGTTGTGAATAATGCTGGCATTTCAGACTGGTCTGAGACTGAGTGGAACACCATGAGTGATTATCACAATATGGCCGAGATCAACTTATTTGGAAGCATTAGGGTCTCTATTGCTTTCCTCCCGTTGGTTCGTGCATCAAAAG GACGGATGCTGTTCGTGTCAAGCGTCTTTGCGTTCTTCAACTGTCTGACCATGGGGGCCTACAGTATTTCCAAGAGAGGGTTAGAGGCATTTGCCGACTGCCTACGGGTAGAGATGGCCAGTTTTGGTGTAAAG GTTAGCATCATTCAGCCAGGTAACTTTGCATGTGCCACCAACATCCTGAAGAAGAAAACGGGACCAGACATTTGGGAGAAACTGGGCCGGGAGCGTCAACCGATGTTCAACAGAGAGTATTTGGACCTGGCCTGTGACTACTACATGTCCACATGTTCATCCGGCTACCAGGACAGTCATTTGGTCACAGACGCCATGATAGACGCTATCACAGTGGACAGACCGAAACGCAGGTACCTGCTGGTCTCCAAGTTAGATATGGTGTTCTTTTATG